The Pseudanabaena sp. BC1403 genome has a window encoding:
- a CDS encoding ABC transporter ATP-binding protein — protein MNINSKSILAIQQVTRRFGGLVAVNEVSFDVQENEIFGVIGPNGAGKTTLFNTITGLIAPTSGKALYDGKEITNRRPHQIAKFGIARTFQNIRLFGELSALENVAIARHLSTTTDIWNGILGLPPTAKEEKQTYDRALELLELVGLSDRADVKAKNFSYGDQRRLEIARALALQPKLLLLDEPAAGMNPNEKGQLSDFIRSLRDRFELTILLIEHHVPLVMGLCDRIAVLDFGQLIAIGKPEIVKSDRAVIEAYLGDEG, from the coding sequence ATGAATATAAATAGCAAATCAATCTTAGCTATTCAGCAAGTAACCCGTCGCTTTGGGGGCTTGGTGGCAGTAAATGAAGTGTCATTTGATGTGCAAGAAAATGAAATCTTTGGCGTGATTGGACCAAACGGAGCAGGTAAAACGACGCTATTTAATACAATCACAGGATTAATTGCGCCGACGAGTGGCAAGGCTCTCTACGATGGGAAAGAAATCACTAACCGCCGTCCGCATCAGATTGCTAAATTTGGAATTGCAAGAACATTTCAGAACATCCGTTTATTCGGAGAACTATCTGCTTTAGAGAATGTAGCGATCGCAAGACATCTCAGTACGACTACAGATATTTGGAATGGAATTTTAGGACTTCCACCAACTGCAAAAGAAGAGAAGCAAACCTATGATCGCGCTTTAGAATTATTGGAACTTGTAGGACTGAGCGATCGTGCTGATGTTAAAGCCAAAAATTTCTCCTATGGTGATCAGCGCCGTCTTGAGATTGCTCGTGCTCTTGCGCTACAACCAAAATTATTATTACTAGATGAACCTGCCGCAGGAATGAATCCTAATGAAAAAGGGCAATTAAGTGATTTTATTCGCAGTTTGCGCGATCGCTTTGAACTCACAATTCTTCTGATCGAGCATCACGTACCTTTAGTAATGGGACTATGCGATCGCATTGCCGTTTTAGATTTTGGACAATTAATTGCGATCGGCAAGCCCGAAATTGTTAAAAGCGATCGGGCAGTAATTGAAGCTTATCTTGGTGATGAAGGTTAA
- a CDS encoding aromatic ring-hydroxylating dioxygenase subunit alpha encodes MLVTKQPVLKRFWYPVMPIAQLSADKPQPFQLLGQKIALWIDKDGKPAAVADQCCHRSAQLSRGVVIDGCIRCPYHGWSYNSEGTCVKVPQLESEKLPKTYKVNSYLCVERYGYLWVCLDQQPLHPIPEIAAVTDPSFRMIHEFYETWKVGGLRVIENSFDSAHGHFVHASSWGDQSNPVPPPIDETIETDTGFVMKHWVEVLNPDLQKKNLGIASEKTIRTNERTWYMPFARTLKIQYPNGLIHLIFTAYTPIDDQTTQLVQFCLRNDTEEDAKAADIIAFDRQVTQEDRDVLETTEFDAPLSLAEEQHMPSDKPGIIMRHRLAALLKEHGEVEQRLNYPNP; translated from the coding sequence ATGTTGGTCACCAAACAACCTGTACTTAAGCGCTTCTGGTATCCAGTGATGCCGATCGCGCAACTCTCTGCTGACAAACCCCAACCATTTCAATTATTGGGACAAAAGATTGCTCTCTGGATCGATAAAGATGGTAAACCTGCTGCTGTTGCCGACCAATGCTGCCATCGATCAGCCCAGCTATCCAGAGGCGTTGTGATTGATGGCTGCATTCGTTGTCCTTATCATGGGTGGTCATACAACTCTGAGGGAACCTGCGTGAAAGTACCTCAACTAGAGAGTGAGAAGCTACCTAAAACTTACAAGGTGAACTCTTATCTATGTGTTGAAAGGTATGGGTATCTTTGGGTTTGTTTAGATCAGCAGCCATTGCATCCAATTCCTGAGATCGCAGCAGTGACAGACCCATCTTTTCGCATGATTCATGAGTTTTATGAAACATGGAAAGTTGGAGGCTTGCGGGTGATCGAAAACTCCTTTGATAGCGCGCATGGACATTTTGTCCATGCCTCATCATGGGGTGATCAGAGTAACCCAGTGCCACCTCCTATCGACGAAACCATAGAAACTGATACTGGCTTTGTGATGAAGCATTGGGTGGAAGTTCTGAATCCAGACCTCCAAAAGAAGAATTTAGGAATTGCTTCCGAAAAGACGATTCGGACTAACGAACGCACTTGGTATATGCCTTTTGCCCGCACGCTGAAAATCCAATATCCCAATGGCTTGATTCATCTAATTTTTACGGCTTATACTCCCATTGATGATCAGACGACTCAGTTAGTTCAGTTCTGTTTGCGAAATGATACAGAAGAAGATGCAAAAGCGGCTGACATTATTGCCTTTGATCGTCAGGTGACGCAAGAAGATCGTGATGTATTGGAAACCACTGAATTTGATGCGCCATTGTCTCTAGCAGAGGAGCAGCATATGCCGTCGGATAAGCCAGGAATCATCATGAGGCATCGACTAGCGGCTTTACTGAAAGAGCATGGCGAAGTGGAGCAACGTCTGAATTATCCAAACCCATAA
- a CDS encoding aromatic ring-hydroxylating dioxygenase subunit alpha codes for MLVTKQPVLTRFWYPVMPIAHLSAQMPQPFELLGQKLALWLDIDGHPVAVSDRCCHRTTQLSKGVVIDGCVRCAYHGWQYDGQGVCVKVPQFSPDQKIPPSYKVESFKCAERYGYVWVCLDKEPLLPIPYIPEAEDPANRLIPQCYDQWQCSGLRVMENSFDNAHFSFVHAASFGSIEQPKPAASEITTLEFGLVIKSEVPVINPPAQQKNLGMTEAFTTRFVESTWHMPFSRTLKITYPNGLMHSIFTAATPVSDRISQIVQFCVRNDTESDVSAEDVIAFDRQVVLEDRVVLETTNYDTPLDVAVEQHMPSDQPGIVMRRKLLALFKQYGETEHHS; via the coding sequence ATGTTAGTTACTAAACAACCAGTACTCACACGGTTCTGGTATCCCGTTATGCCGATCGCACATCTCAGTGCCCAAATGCCACAGCCGTTTGAGCTGCTGGGACAAAAACTAGCACTTTGGCTAGATATTGATGGTCATCCAGTCGCAGTAAGCGATCGCTGTTGTCATCGAACAACGCAACTTTCTAAAGGAGTTGTCATTGATGGGTGCGTTCGCTGTGCCTATCACGGTTGGCAATATGATGGGCAAGGGGTCTGTGTGAAGGTTCCTCAATTTAGTCCCGATCAAAAAATCCCTCCCAGTTACAAAGTGGAATCCTTCAAATGTGCTGAGCGCTATGGATATGTTTGGGTATGTCTAGATAAGGAACCATTGCTGCCGATTCCTTATATTCCTGAAGCTGAAGATCCTGCTAATCGATTAATTCCTCAATGCTATGACCAGTGGCAATGTAGCGGTTTGCGGGTAATGGAAAACTCCTTTGATAATGCTCATTTTAGCTTTGTCCATGCCGCATCATTTGGCAGTATTGAGCAACCAAAGCCAGCAGCTTCCGAAATCACAACCCTCGAATTTGGTCTGGTGATTAAATCAGAGGTTCCAGTAATTAATCCGCCTGCACAACAAAAGAATCTCGGCATGACCGAAGCTTTTACAACTCGATTTGTCGAATCGACTTGGCATATGCCGTTTAGCCGCACATTAAAAATTACTTATCCCAATGGATTAATGCATTCGATTTTTACGGCGGCAACTCCTGTAAGCGATCGCATTTCTCAGATTGTGCAGTTCTGTGTACGCAATGACACAGAATCTGATGTAAGTGCCGAAGATGTGATTGCCTTTGATCGCCAAGTCGTTTTGGAAGATCGAGTTGTTCTGGAAACGACAAACTACGACACTCCACTTGATGTGGCAGTCGAGCAGCATATGCCATCTGACCAGCCAGGAATCGTGATGCGGCGCAAACTACTTGCACTATTCAAGCAGTATGGTGAGACGGAGCATCATTCTTAG